Part of the Puntigrus tetrazona isolate hp1 chromosome 10, ASM1883169v1, whole genome shotgun sequence genome is shown below.
TTCCAAATGCAAAAgtagatgaaataaaatgaaatttaaaacatgttcaGATCACATTCCACATCAAATtcataagaaaataaagaaattatgtgaacttttgtatataaataatatgtctCCAAAATCaatatcatacatatatatatataaatttgaaaaatacagaGGGGGTcgctttttaaaacttttttttatacgaCGTTTACTAAAACATTGTACCTTAggaattatttcattttcacggttatttaaaccaaaaatcaTGTAGAGACAGCAAGCAAAGAACACAACGCAACAcaactctgaatcattgcaTCACAAAATGATTTACTGTTTCAAAGTGATCCAATCGAATCACGTATcacaaatcatttgattcagatcggtACCTCAAAGTGTGTATCGCAAATTATTTGATTCAGATCATGACTTCAAAGCATGCTAAGTGAATCATTGGATTCAGATCAGGATTTAGAGCATGCATTGCAGATTATGACTTTAAAGCAAATATCAAAAATCATTGGATAACATAAACTtcaagtgaatttttttttgcaagtctCACTCGAAGTTTGGTCCTCAGGGGTCTTGATTAAGTGTGTCGTGTTCTTCTTAGATCGGCTCCTACTTCGGCAGCGTCCTCCAGACTCAGGACATCGACGGTGACAATTACACCGACATCCTTCTGGTCGGAGCTCCCATGTTCATGGGTCCGGAGAGGGACGAACAAGGTCAAGTCTACGTCTACAGACTCAAGGAGGTGTGTATGTGTCTTTAATCCGTGTGTGATACGCCTCGTTCCACAAACTGAACACACGTGTGGAGGAGAGCATGTGGGAGCAGTAAATCTGATCTGTCCTCGGGGAGTGTGTGTTGGGTTGATGTTCAGCCTGAGATAAGTGCTCCCAGAGCAGAGGAGGGCTTGGAATGAGGGCGCGGGTAGGGGCTTGGCATCATGGGAATGGAAATCTAATGAAACTGTAATATCTCCAGCAAAATACCAGCCTCTGCGGAGCACCTGCTTTCAACAGCTTCCAAAATAGTGGTTTAAATGGAGCGATTTCCATCAGTTTTGAGGTTTTGTCCGTTGGTCAGTGCTTCTTCGTGAAGCGCTTGCTTTTACGAGGCGGAGCTGTATCGATCGCACATACTCTTGATGTTATTTTCCAtgattttcaaatcaaatcaagacACACAATCAGGCTCCTTTCAATCTCTGGATGTGAATTCAACtcttaaaagttaaaaagaagaaCGTGCAAGAACTCTAACCGACTGATTTGCATATCagctgctctttctttcttctttctttctttattttcttctttcttcttcattcAATCTCATTCTGGATGGCACTTATACATAATTCTGTGTGTCTTTTCTTTCTGCATGAAgggtttttgcattgttttagttttagtatagcATTACAATACTATGCATATTtcgtcttttttatttaaagacgaATTCAGTCTGATGtataattaacatttgaaaCTTAAACTTATTATAATACTgttgaaaagctgtttttagcTCATTTTCAGCTAAAAAATATGATATGCATTGCTTCAAGCCAAAGTATAAacataattgtaattaatagtCACAATTACAATTGCAAGGGAATAATCGACGACTATGATTTCTGTCGTAACTGTGCAGCCCTATAGCAGTATAATATTGAAGATAGTGTATATAGTTGCGCATGCAGTTATAAAAAGATACCTTctgatgtttattcatgtttaattgGCGCCATAACTAGTAAAGAGGAACAACAAcacattcaacattttaaattagaGACTTAGTTTCATAGAAACGTGTGAACGGTCGATGGGGATTTTTGCATGAGGTAACAAACTTCTCTGTGTGGACTGCACCCTTGTTCAGGTTGCTAGAACCAGTTTGTCATATTAATCGACAGTACGTTTCTTGGTTTGAGGCATTTATTGCACAGGAGAAAATAGTCGTCCTTTCGTTTTTATTACTCTCACTTCTATCCTCAGGACGGGCTGTTTGAACACGAGATGACTCTGAAGCCGGTGAATCAGACCTGCTGTTCGGCTCACTCCCAGAGCACCTGTAAGAGCGTCAGTAAGAACGAGCCCTGCGGAGCACGCTTCGGTACCGCCATCGCCGCCGTCCCTGACCTCAACCTGGACGGATACAGAGACATAGTGATCGGGTCACCGCTGGAGAACGACCACAGAGGGGCCGTGTATATTTACCACGGCTCTCACAAATCCATAAAGGAGAAGTATGTGCAGGTAAAGAATCATCAAGGGCtcaaaatgagctttcatgcgATGTGTAACAGAGCTCGGAGAGAAGGAAAACCTGAAAGTGCAAGgtttttgtttctcaaaagaCAGAGGCGACTCTGAATCATCGAAACGAGtcgttttaaaacataaatgcaagacaacaaagctgatttttgaccttgcatgcatggcAACCCGTTGTTTTGGACTCCCGAAACCAAAtcatgaacctttcataacacataataggggcgctttaaaacttttaaacttgCAAACAGTAACATATTCTTGTCTTTAATGCTTGTGCTGCATTTGTGATATAAATgtgatataaaatatgataatacagattaagacattaatatgtgctttttaagtACTTGTGAACAGCTTATACGTTCTTACACTAATAAGAAATGAGTTCACTTTTGTTTGGAGCATGCGGTATAATggataatgcaataataaaaaatataataaaataagttttctcGAATTCATagaattgaatatttaatatatattaatgcaaaGTTACTTAATAATAAGCTCACTCACGGTTTTGTAATTTGCACACACAGTACTCGATCATTCATGATCTTCTTCAGGACTGATCAGTGTTATGTGTGAcctgtatgtgtctgtgtttagCGCATCGCTGCCGGAGGAGACGGAGAGCGCATGAAGTTCTTCGGCCAGTCGATCCACGGCATCATGGATCTGAACGATGACGGCATCATCGACGTCACCATCGGAGGAATCGGAGGAGCCGCGCTTTTCTGGTGAACGTCTTGGTGATTTTATTCCTCTCGATCTGTCCTGTAGCGCAGCTTTTGGCCCGGGGCTAAAATAAACCCGTGGGTATGAACCCGCTAGCCTCTGGACGTTCCCACCCGCAGCAGCTGTCTCCAATTTGGCCGCGAGCCTAAACATCCCACATGGCCGAGGCTCGTCCGTCGGGAGCTACGTCCCTCCGCTGCGACCCATTTCTGCTGGCCTCCCAAATTGTGAGAGTGCCTCCAACCAGCCAATAAACTCTTGGCGGCGTTTCCTCTGATTCCCAAACCCCGAAACCCTGTGAATGTAGAGTAGTGACCTCTGCCGTCTCCACCCAGTCTTTTAGGAGCACGTCTATCACAGCTGTCGTCGCACAGAGCGATCCACCGAGTTCTAGACGTCttgttgcatttgtttgatccaGGTCTCGGGATGTCGCGGAACTTGTTGCCGAGATGACCTTTGACCCTAGCAAGATCAATCTGCAGCAGACGTGTCAGGTTCAAGGGAGGACCACAGTATGCGTGAAGACCAGAGTGTGCTTCCGGTACCGAATCAAGTCTGACAAAAAAAGCACCACGGGAACGGGTGAGAAGCCATGCATTAGCTACACGTCAACTAATTCTCTTTAGCTACGtgtctcagagtagactgtcaGGGAAGGTTTGGGGTTAGGAGAATGAGTTCGCTTATTCCATTCAACAGTTCCTCGCATCAGAAGTCTTTGTAGACTGTCTGAAGCGGCCTCGAGATGAGCTTCATCAAACGCTGTTGTTCTCCAGTCATCAGGTACAGCTTGACTCTGGATTCTCTGAGAGCGATTGCTCGAGTCCGGTTTAATGAAACGGACAGCAGGAGGCTGCAGAAGGTCCAGTCCATCGTGGACCAGCTTTGCAGAGAACACACCTTCTACACGTCGGCAAGTAAATCAGTCTTATCTTACGAAACCttcgcttttaaaaataaagatgcttcGAAACTTcttcttcacagcgatgccatagaagtagcctttttggttccacaaagaaccatttcttttcttacttttttttataatctgaagaacccaacgaagcttttgtgaaacagaaaggttcgtCGGATGTTGTTTATAAGGTTGTTTTATGGCATCATCAAGCAGCTTTATGTTTAAGAGTGTTTTGTTGCGTGATGCTAACAGTGTATGAATGAACACAGCCTTGAAGACAAACAATGCAATGATCAGAAGTGGAATCTAGAATTAagattcttttttattaaagttagtTGTTCGTTCATAGGAAtcatattgatatatttattcgAATGCACCTCTTCTGTGatgaaaatatatgtttaaaattttaattgaattaaaattaattttaaaaaatgtcagggTGGTACAACCATCCTGATGTCGTAATAAAGAAATACaactcttaaaaagaaaaaagtatcagtgttattttaaaatcgtTGATGTATAATTTCGaacaatatttttgtcatttttaatcactatatagatttattttcatttataatatttatttacatttataatacaattattgtttttgattGCAGTTTTTTTATCGATTCAACTTAAACAATGTTGTCATGGCAGctagcagaaataaaacatttttaatattaaataatttttatattgcataacaaaatcattttttattttgaataatgacaagtttttttatggttttagttaaccCTGTGAAGTAATCTGGCATAGTGTTTGATCTTTTTCTTGAAGCAGTTTTGttcaaatattatacatatttaaagagCTTTGAACTAttctattaaaatgcaaaaacatgcgGTGAAAAcccaaaacaggaaatgatatCTTATGATAAAttgatgatttaaaaagaagatTTAAGGCTTTTATGACAAAACAAGGATAAAAgtgcaaccaaaaataaataaatatatatgaaactCTGTATACGTGTTAAAATCGGTGCATTTAACGTGTGTTGCTTCgattaaaagtgtaataaaagtAAAGCAGTGGTAGCTTGTAATGGAGACTACTCTCCCTCCGGACGGCTTCTTATAAAGCAAGTCCGAAACCATTAACTGTCTATCTTTCTTGCCGCTGATCTAGATTATGTTACGTTTAAACATCTCTCAGTAGATAAAGAGCATAAAACTAAGCGTTTGAAAGCAGAGGACCTGAGTTTAATAAAAGCCAGAGGTTCTCTGAGGCTGAGAAGAAGAGATGCTCGTCGTGTCAGGGCTGGGATGCTGCGCCTCACTACGacctcttaaagggacagctcaccCAAAACTGTGCTCATCTGCTCATCCTCAGGGCGCCCAAGCTGTAGGTGACTTTGaagatttttaattcaaagaaaATCATTCAAAACTCATTCTGAATTATCACCGTCTCCAGCTTGGACTCATCACATTTTCCTGTTTTGGgcgaactatctctttaagtaAATACTGTGTCTACTTGATAATGGTGGCTGTGTGTAGCTTTTCCGTCCGTTTATAAGCTGCTAGACGAACGTTAAGCTGAAAAAAATTTGCAACATCCTTTACTATCCCCGGCAGGATAAACTGGATTTCAGAGACCCCATTATGGTCACGCTGGAGTTCGGCCTGGCGGAAGAAGACTCGGGTCCAGTTCTAGACGGGGATAAACCGACGTCACTCAACAAGAGCGTAAGATCTGCGCTGTCTTCCTCTCGTTAAAGAACAGCAGCTGTGAGCTAGGATGATGAAGACTGTCTCCATTCTGagctgctctcacacacacacacacacacacacacacttataatgAGAGAGTTCACTGAAGTTCACAGATGAATTTCCAGAAGtcatgtcattattattattatttattcatttaaatgtgcattttttgcCAGCATAAACGTGAAACGTGAGCATAAACGATTATGCGTCACTCTTTTGTGATGCATAATTATTAGACTTGAATGAATCTAAACTATttcctcaggtgtgtgtgttttttatatatatatatatatatatatatatatatatatatatatatatatatatatatatatatatatatgttatatatatgtttagaaattaattattaaatattaaaatgtaagagGAAGAGTTCattgaagagttcatttgcaatcattcagtttataaaaatgtaaaaaaaaaaaatacaaatgtgctaaaaacataactacataataaaaaaacatgatatgaTTTGATATTTGAGTTatctatttttgtaaatgaccTCAAAATAAATACCCATACTCTtcataaacataagaaaaatcAAGCATGTTGTTTACAAATTAAagaatatctttaatatttatattaatgtgaaattaatttagaaatactCAAATactcaagttaaaaaaaacaacaactaaatatttataaaaaaaaatttcccaaATTGTCAGGCATGCTAATACTGTGTTGTTtgcaaattaagttttgaaagaaataatatatatgtttaatgcataaagaaatatatttcaaatgtagtgATTTTATAGTGCTAGTATTATTACTCCAGTGGCCAGTTTTgtgaattcaaatgtaaaataaataattaattaaaatctaacattaaaatgtacaatttttctCATAGCACTGCTTCATAGCAGAACTAAACTGTGTTGCATCACTGAattgttattttctttcttttttttctttcttatttctttctttttactccTAGTCCATTCAGAACTGGATGCTTCTTAtataactcacacacacacacacacactcacacacacacacacacacacacacacacacacacacacacacacacacacacacacacacacacacacacacacacacacacacacacacacacacacacacacacacacacacacacacacacacacacacacacacacacacacacacacacacacacacacacacacacacacacacacacacacacacacacacacacacacacacacacacacacacacacacacacacacacacacacacacacacacacacacacacacacacacacacacacacacacacacactcacacacacacacacacacacacacacacacactcacacacacacacacacacacacacacacacacacacacacacacacacacacacacacacacacacacacactcacacacacacacacacacacacacacacacacacacacacacacacacacacacacacacacacacacacacacacacacacacacacacacacacacacacacacacacacacacacacacacacacacacacacacacacacacacacacacacacacacacacacacacacacacacacacacacacacacacatacacacacacacactcacacaaggAGACAAGGTTATCAGGAGGAAGAGTTCGTCTTCCTGGAAACGTCACTGAGAGTTAACCTCTGCTCCTCCCTCAAGTTCTGTTCTTCTAAAGAACTGGAGCAGGAAAACAATTCCTCGCACAAATATTTGtgggaaacatttcttacaatTAAACGACGTCGTTGGGACAGTGTGGAAAACAAAAGCCGATAGGACTGCAGGCCGGAAAATCCTTCAGACCAGCAGTTTTTGGCAAACttaaagagagaggaagaggctTGCAGCTTGTTTTAAGACTGTTCAGTCTGTTATGAcgtctctttgtctttctttgatCTAGATCACATTAGTGGACTGTGGGAATAAAGACAAGTGTGTTGCTAATCTGCACCTTAACGCCAAGGCTAACATCTCAAGGTATTATTCATAGTTTTAGCTCAGTTCAATATGTgtagatagatatacatatatatgtgtaaataacGACAATTCTGATCATTATGACAGCATCTGAAATGGCTCTATCATGATTTCTGGTTTATTCCTGGGTGTTTTTGTAATCTCCTGTTGTCTGCCGCCCCCTTCTGTTGACTTCTGAGAGAATAAATACTCCTTTTAGATTCAGCACCAGCTGCTCAAGTCAGGTTTGTCTTCAAGAGCGCTAGATGGGAACCGACTTTGTCCATCTCTCTTTCTATAGACTTCTCATAAAAAGTAACCAGGAGAAGTTTTATGTGAACATCGACGTCCACAACAGCGGAGACAACGCCTACAACTCCAAGGTTACGCTGAGCCACACCGAGAACATCAACTACGTGAAAGTCGAGGTTGGGATTCGTCGTCTGCATCCAAAAAGAaagacttttaaatgaaaagtcgCTTAAATCTGTTCAAAAGGTCAATAACTGTTGTCACTTTTTTGCAGCCCAAAGATAAAGACTGTGAAACGAATAATACCAAAATAGTATGTGCTGTTGGATACCCTTTTcttaaaactgacaaaaaggTGAGGTTTGCCtcttacagtaaaataaacGTGCATTATTATATCTCATTCTATTCACGCTCTTATCGCGTCGATCCAACAGGAAAGCTTCAAAATCCAGTTTGAGCCCAATCCCTCTCATATCCGTAAGGACATCGTGATCAATGTTACTGCAGCCACGTAAGCATTGACCTCAACCTATCActaattaaatacacttttactgAGTTTGACTCAATTACACAGAGAATAATATGGTTTCCAGCACTAAATAAGAAAAGGAATAATTAATGTCTTAATTCTAAACGTTTCACATGCGTTTGCGAAATTTATCGAAATCTCACAACTTCGTTTCagaattataaaaagaaataaattcatgaaattataattcagagaaaaaacGGTTGCGACTTTATTTACAGCTTGTTActgtgaatttatattttttgaattctgattcatttttaattcaaattaaaagccttttttgttttttattcagtggccgAAACAAGCCTCCATAGTACAGGTGTACCGTATTCTGATGTTTAATTACTGTTTTGACCGCAGTGATAGCAAGGAGTTAGATTCAGCCTTGAAGGACAACTTTAAGAGCATCGTCATCCCTGTGCAGCACGAAGCCAACCTGAGAGTCACTCTGTAAGTCTtttaaatcaaccaatcaggtttGCCCAAACTAGTGGAACTGACCATTAGCAGTAAAGCTAATACACTGACATAGATGAAGTCATTTATCTATCTTAAGGTCATATTACGTTCAGATTATATATAGCTACGGTAGGACTGCTAGTCCTTGTATCAACGCATGTTTTTATCCTAGAAACAAGTATATGAAGGAGGACCACATCATAATAAAAGAGAAGGAGACCATACCCAGTGTTTTCAACCACACTAGCGTGATCGGGGAAGAGCTGAAGATCAGCTACACGGTAAGACCCAAAAACCTCGACCTGGAGTTTGAGTCATCACTTACAGGGCATCATGTGAACAAAATGAGGAACTTTTAAAGAGAACTGCGTCCATGTCATAGCAGTTAAAATGGTCCAACTAGCTAAACTAAGACACTGCATGGCTGAGGAGTCATCTGGAGTCAAAAACATCAGTTCCATGGCCTCTTGAAATGCGGTACACCTCAAGGATCTGTTTTAGCACCGACTCTCTTCTCTATCTATGTGCTCCCATTAGGttcaattatgcaaaaaaagtgtgtttatgcAATACATTTGTATGTACCAATCGCGAGgaaataatgcatatatttgcatatttaatgcatatattGGTGTGACCGATTAGTATGTAATCTCTAGTCTGGGCAGGTGCTCATCagacagtatatatgtatattagggatgcaccaatGCTCTGGCAGTTTAAAAGccatttgaaattttttttttatggtagcTAGATAAGTATGAAGGTTTTTAGTGCCATATATgctttttaagatttaagatttcTTCCTTCTGTATTATTCATTTAGGTATATGgatatgaataattttttgcTGTTGTGTTGCTATCTGTACAGCACTATGgtcactgttgttgttttattagctCTTTAGATAAATTTGAACTGAACCAATTTCATATTGTCACTGGGAATGATCCAGATTCAGGTTTGAGTGTGAACGCTCTGTCGATGATCGGTTTCTGATTGATTTCTCTTTGCGTTCAAAAGATCGAGAGGGATACAGAAATGCAGACTCCTCCGCTGCTGCTCAAGATAATGTTTCCGTATCAGACGTCCTTCAAAAACGTCCTGCTGTACATGACAGACGTCAGCCTCACAGCGGTAGGTGTCCATTCCTCAGAGCTGTTTGTGGGTCTGGCTGCAGAGCGTGAGCGGTTGAAGAATAGCTCACCTGCCTCGTTTCACTCTTACAGGGAATCGTCTGCGATGCCGGAAGACTGATTAACCCTTTAGGCATCGCGCCTGACAAGCCTTACACAGTAACTGCTAAAAAAGAGACCTTGAGTGTATATCTTTTGGTGAGTAAGCGGTGCTTTTCTCACGAACGCGTGGAgtgcgttttctttttttctcatctctcttttctttcttacagagttgcaaaacaaaaggaaatGACTGCGAGTCGTTCAGCTGCACAATCCCTCCCGGAGACTTCAAGCAGGTCAACGCCTCTTTCCGAGTGTGGCGTCCCACCTTCATCAAGGTCCGTCACGTTTCCGTCCCCCTCGTGCTGCGTGTGATCTGTCCGTGTGCTGTAGTAACAGTAATGCTTCGTCTATAGGGAGAGTTTTCCAAAATTCACGTAGCTATCGACGCCATCCTGGAGAGCAAGGACACGGACCTGTTTGTGTTGAACGATAACATCAAGACCAGAGAGGTATGAACGAACGCTGCCTGGATTCTGCTCTAATATCAATATAAGCCGCTATTCAAACAACCTCCAAGGGATATTTTACCCAAAATGATGGCGTTACACTGCAGGGGAACTAATGGGGTCAAAAATGATCACCTTACTTATTTAGTTGATTGATAACATGATCATTTCTTTTCTAAATGATaggtttaaatatgtaaatcatGCATTAATCAAGTCTCGAAAAGTcctgtttaattattttgaaatattatagtAAGACGAGGGGAATTTTGGGTATCTCATTCTGTCGCTCCAGAACTCTTAGAAGAGACAGAAAAGAGTGTTActgaaaggagaaaaaaatcattttgagaaaacggcctttaaaaatgtgcaatgtaattaaaatctatTGACACAAACAGATAAAGTAGTGcttgaaaacactttttatgaCGAATGGATGCAATTTCCCCAAGCCCTAATTCCCAAAGCTTGGAAGATATaggatattttttaatataactctgactGCACTCGTCTAAAACAAGAAAGTCATACACCTAGTACCTGggatttaatgcattttatctcATTGTGAACGGTTCATCCATGCAGGGGTTCCTTTTTAATTATAACTTTTTTCAGACGTTCTGTCTTTTCAGTGGTGACCCGTGTTATATCTTTACTGCAGGTCAAGTTTCAGGTCACCAAAGACATACGGAGCGAAATCCCTCTATGGATTATCATTCTCAGCATTCTAATAGGCCTTTTAATTCTGGCACTCGTCATCTTTGTTTTATGGAAGGTAAGGCTTATGTTTCGTTCCTCTGCACGCTCTCAGTACACGGCGACGCTGAACGTTGAATGTTCTCCTCCAGGCTGGATTCTTCAAGAGAAAATCGGTGGAGGACATGAAGCAAGATATGAAGGAAGATGTAAAGGAATAAAAAGACGCGTCGCCTCCAGCCCTCAGGTCAACTCATACTTCACCGCTAGACGAGGTCGAGGAGATCAGCAGGAGTCGTGGGATCACAGCTAGCGTACCAAAGAGAACCTAGAGAGAACCCAGGGCTTTACGCGACACGTTGATCTTCTCACTGTAAAATTAAACGAAATGTGATCTCGAGTGAACCTCTGAGACGCCACGAGATCGGTTTTGCCAAACCACGCCAGTCCAGCTTGAACCCGACATCCCAGCAGCCATCTGTGACCCTCCTTCA
Proteins encoded:
- the itga1 gene encoding integrin alpha-1 isoform X2, encoding MKCALCRSERVCASQEQRTCFLESFVSHRQRFWLCCHGCHVSMWTRRTRCHSADRWRTCSDTPSSSSRTVRESENTTIPNINEVKENMTMGTTLVVNPDGKGFLACGPQYGYMCGKQQYITGICSNVSSSFKVLNSIAPTVQECKQDMDIVIVLDGSNSIYPWEPITDFLVKFLQNITIGPAQVGIVSYGDDVGHIFNLSQFSNRDELLNEAAKIPQRTGHKTMTALGIDTARKEAFTAERGARPGVKKVMVIVTDGESHDHYDLEKVIKECEEDGIERFAVAVLGDYNRQNKTLEEIQNFVAEIESIASEDKSDHFFNVSDEKALVTIVDALGSKIFALEATSENHTSSFEMEMSQSGFSAHTSRAGVMLGAVGAFEWDGTVVMQSGQEFVVPERNTFRDPADKRYEGTAGYIGYDVQSANTRHGTLYITGAPRFNHSGRVTVYRFHRGNVTITQMLKGEQIGSYFGSVLQTQDIDGDNYTDILLVGAPMFMGPERDEQGQVYVYRLKEDGLFEHEMTLKPVNQTCCSAHSQSTCKSVSKNEPCGARFGTAIAAVPDLNLDGYRDIVIGSPLENDHRGAVYIYHGSHKSIKEKYVQRIAAGGDGERMKFFGQSIHGIMDLNDDGIIDVTIGGIGGAALFWSRDVAELVAEMTFDPSKINLQQTCQVQGRTTVCVKTRVCFRYRIKSDKKSTTGTVIRYSLTLDSLRAIARVRFNETDSRRLQKVQSIVDQLCREHTFYTSDKLDFRDPIMVTLEFGLAEEDSGPVLDGDKPTSLNKSITLVDCGNKDKCVANLHLNAKANISRLLIKSNQEKFYVNIDVHNSGDNAYNSKVTLSHTENINYVKVEPKDKDCETNNTKIVCAVGYPFLKTDKKESFKIQFEPNPSHIRKDIVINVTAATDSKELDSALKDNFKSIVIPVQHEANLRVTLNKYMKEDHIIIKEKETIPSVFNHTSVIGEELKISYTIERDTEMQTPPLLLKIMFPYQTSFKNVLLYMTDVSLTAGIVCDAGRLINPLGIAPDKPYTVTAKKETLSVYLLSCKTKGNDCESFSCTIPPGDFKQVNASFRVWRPTFIKGEFSKIHVAIDAILESKDTDLFVLNDNIKTREVKFQVTKDIRSEIPLWIIILSILIGLLILALVIFVLWKAGFFKRKSVEDMKQDMKEDVKE
- the itga1 gene encoding integrin alpha-1 isoform X1, whose translation is MLSGVLRFTPAALLALLPWLSCFNVDEKNQMSFSGPVEDMFGYTVQQFENSEGKWVLIGSPLTGQPAKRTGDVYRCPVGQNKNATCEKFLLPENTTIPNINEVKENMTMGTTLVVNPDGKGFLACGPQYGYMCGKQQYITGICSNVSSSFKVLNSIAPTVQECKQDMDIVIVLDGSNSIYPWEPITDFLVKFLQNITIGPAQVGIVSYGDDVGHIFNLSQFSNRDELLNEAAKIPQRTGHKTMTALGIDTARKEAFTAERGARPGVKKVMVIVTDGESHDHYDLEKVIKECEEDGIERFAVAVLGDYNRQNKTLEEIQNFVAEIESIASEDKSDHFFNVSDEKALVTIVDALGSKIFALEATSENHTSSFEMEMSQSGFSAHTSRAGVMLGAVGAFEWDGTVVMQSGQEFVVPERNTFRDPADKRYEGTAGYIGYDVQSANTRHGTLYITGAPRFNHSGRVTVYRFHRGNVTITQMLKGEQIGSYFGSVLQTQDIDGDNYTDILLVGAPMFMGPERDEQGQVYVYRLKEDGLFEHEMTLKPVNQTCCSAHSQSTCKSVSKNEPCGARFGTAIAAVPDLNLDGYRDIVIGSPLENDHRGAVYIYHGSHKSIKEKYVQRIAAGGDGERMKFFGQSIHGIMDLNDDGIIDVTIGGIGGAALFWSRDVAELVAEMTFDPSKINLQQTCQVQGRTTVCVKTRVCFRYRIKSDKKSTTGTVIRYSLTLDSLRAIARVRFNETDSRRLQKVQSIVDQLCREHTFYTSDKLDFRDPIMVTLEFGLAEEDSGPVLDGDKPTSLNKSITLVDCGNKDKCVANLHLNAKANISRLLIKSNQEKFYVNIDVHNSGDNAYNSKVTLSHTENINYVKVEPKDKDCETNNTKIVCAVGYPFLKTDKKESFKIQFEPNPSHIRKDIVINVTAATDSKELDSALKDNFKSIVIPVQHEANLRVTLNKYMKEDHIIIKEKETIPSVFNHTSVIGEELKISYTIERDTEMQTPPLLLKIMFPYQTSFKNVLLYMTDVSLTAGIVCDAGRLINPLGIAPDKPYTVTAKKETLSVYLLSCKTKGNDCESFSCTIPPGDFKQVNASFRVWRPTFIKGEFSKIHVAIDAILESKDTDLFVLNDNIKTREVKFQVTKDIRSEIPLWIIILSILIGLLILALVIFVLWKAGFFKRKSVEDMKQDMKEDVKE